One Felis catus isolate Fca126 chromosome D3, F.catus_Fca126_mat1.0, whole genome shotgun sequence DNA segment encodes these proteins:
- the TPCN1 gene encoding two pore calcium channel protein 1 isoform X4, with protein sequence MAVSLDDDVPLILTLDEGGGAPLAPSNGLGQEELPRRNGGSYAVHDSRAPSLGSGGESPPSSPTGHNWEINYQEAAIYLQEGENNDKFFTHPKNAKALAAYLFAHNHLFYLMELSTALLLLLLSLCEAPAVPALRLGIYVHATLELFALMVVVFELCMKLRWLGLHTFIRHRRTMVKTSVLVVQFIEAIVVLVRQTSHVRVTRALRCIFLVDCRYCGGVRRNLRQIFQSLPPFMDILLLLLLFMLIFAILGFYLFSSNPSDPYFSTLENSIVSLFVLLTTANFPDVMMPSYSRNPWSCVFFIVYLSIELYFIMNLLLAVVFDTFNDIEKRKFKSLLLHKRTAIQHAYRLLVSQRRPAGVSYRQFEGLMRFYRPRMSARERYLTFKALNQSNTSLLSLKDFYDIYEVAALKWKAKRNREHWFDELPRTAFLIFKGINILVKSKAFQYFMYLVVAVNGVWILVETFTLKGGNFFSKHVPWSYVVFLTIYGVELFLKVAGLGPVEYLSSGWNLFDFSVTVFAFLGLLALAFNMEPFYFIVVLRPLQLLRLFKLKKRYRNVLDTMFELLPRMASLGLTLLIFYYSFAIVGMEFFCGILYPNCCNTSTVADAYRWLNHTVGNRTVVDEGYYYLNNFDNILNSFVTLFELTVVNNWYIIMEGVTSQTSHWSRLYFMTFYIVTMVVMTIIVAFILEAFVFRMNYSRKNQDSEVDGGITLETEISKEELVAVLELYREVRGATSDVSRLLKVLSQMERHEQNSVVFLGRRSRTKSDLSLKMYQEEIQEWFEEHARKQEEQRRQLSGSRQAPSTPQLPGSRQRSQTIT encoded by the exons ATGGAGGCAGCTATGCCGTCCACGACTCCCGGGCCCCCAGTCTAGGCTCAGGGGGTGAGAGTCCCCCATCGAGCCCCACCGGACACAACTGGGAGATCAACTATCAAGAGGCAGCAATCTACCTCCAG GAAGGCGAGAATAATGACAAGTTCTTCACCCACCCCAAGAACGCCAAAGCGCTGGCGGCCTACCTCTTCGCACACAACCACCTTTTCTACCTGATGGAGCTGTCCACGgccctgctcctgctgctgctctcCCTGTGTGAGGCCCCCGCCGTCCCCGCGCTCCGGCTCGGCATTTAC GTCCACGCGACCCTGGAGCTGTTCGCCCTGATGGTGGTTGTCTTTGAGCTCTGCATGAAGTTGCGGTGGCTGGGCCTCCACACCTTCATCCGACACAGACGGACCATGGTCAAG ACctccgtgctggtggtgcagTTCATCGAGGCCATCGTGGTGCTGGTACGGCAGACATCCCACGTGCGTGTGACCCGGGCTCTGCGCTGCATTTTCCTCGTGGACTGTCGGTACTGCGGCGGCGTCCGGCG CAACCTGCGACAGATCTTCCAATCTCTGCCACCCTTCATGGACATTCTCCTGCTGCTGCTCCTCTTCATGCTTATCTTCGCCATCCTTG GTTTCTACTTGTTCTCCTCTAATCCTTCGGACCCC TACTTCAGCACCCTGGAGAACAGCATCGTCAGTCTCTTTGTCCTTCTGACCACAGCCAA TTTCCCAGATGTGATGATGCCCTCCTACTCCCGGAACCCCTGGTCCTGTGTCTTCTTCATCGTCTACCTCTCCATCGAGCTGTACTTCATCATGAACCTG CTTCTGGCCGTGGTGTTCGACACCTTCAATGACATTGAGAAACGCAAGTTCAAGTCTCTGCTGCTGCATAAGCGAACCGCCATCCAACATGCCTACCGCCTGCTCGTCAGCCAACGG AGGCCCGCCGGCGTCTCCTACAGGCAATTTGAAGGCCTGATGCGCTTCTATAGGCCCCGGATGAGTGCCAGGGAGCGCTATCTGACTTTCAAGGCCCTGAATCAGAGCAACACATCTCTGCTCAG CCTGAAGGACTTTTATGATATCTACGAGGTTGCTGCCTTGAAGTGGAAG GCAAAGAGAAACAGGGAACATTGGTTCGATGAGCTTCCCAGGACAGCGTTCCTCATCTTCAAAG GAATTAATATCCTTGTGAAGTCCAAGGCCTTCCAGTATTTCATGT ACTTGGTGGTGGCCGTCAATGGGGTGTGGATCCTCGTGGAGACCTTCACACTGAAAG GCGGGAACTTCTTCTCCAAGCACGTGCCCTGGAGTTACGTCGTCTTCCTGACGA TCTACGGGGTGGAGCTGTTCCTGAAGGTTGCTGGCCTGGGCCCCGTTGAGTACCTGTCCTCCGGGTGGAATCT gtTCGACTTCTCTGTGACCGTGTTTGCCTTCCTGGGACTGCTGGCTCTGGCCTTCAACATGGAGCCCTTTTATTTCATAGTGGTCCTGCGTCCCCTCCAGCTGCTGAG GTTGTTCAAGCTGAAGAAGAGGTACCGCAACGTGCTGGACACCATGTTTGAGCTGCTGCCGCGCATGGCCAG cctgggcCTCACCCTGCTCATCTTCTACTACTCCTTCGCCATCGTGGGCATGGAATTCTTCTGCGGGATCCTCTACCCCAACTGCTGCAA TACCAGCACAGTGGCCGACGCCTACCGCTGGCTCAATCACACCGTGGGCAACAGGACTGTTGTGGACGAAGGCTACTATTATCTCAATAACTTTGACAACATCCTGAACAGCTTCG TGACCTTGTTCGAGCTCACGGTTGTCAACAACTGGTACATCATCATG GAAGGTGTCACCTCTCAGACCTCCCACTGGAGCCGCCTGTACTTCATGACTTTCTACATCGTGACCATG gTGGTGATGACGATCATCGTTGCCTTCATCCTCGAGGCCTTCGTCTTCCGAATGAACTACAGCCGCAAGAACCAGGACTCGGAAG TTGACGGAGGCATCACCCTGGAGACGGAGATCTCCAAAGAGGAGCTGGTTGCCGTCCTGGAGCTCTACCGGGAGGTGCGAGGAGCCACCTCGGACGTCAGCCGGCTGCTGAAGGTCCTCTCTCAGATGGAGAGACACGAG CAAAACTCCGTGGTGTTTCTGGGACGGAGATCGAGGACCAAAAGTGACCTGAGCCTAAAGATGTACCAAGAGGAGATTCAG GAGTGGTTCGAGGAACATGCCCGTAAGCAAGAGGAACAGCGGCGACAGCTCAGCGGCAGCCGCCAGGCCCCCTCCACCCCGCAGCTCCCAGGCAGCCGCCAGCGCTCCCAGACCATCACCTAA
- the TPCN1 gene encoding two pore calcium channel protein 1 isoform X3, with the protein MAVSLDDDVPLILTLDEGGGAPLAPSNGLGQEELPRRIQPIVLEAPTIDTQSVADVNPFGIKELAGFRRRPSAELADGGSYAVHDSRAPSLGSGGESPPSSPTGHNWEINYQEAAIYLQEGENNDKFFTHPKNAKALAAYLFAHNHLFYLMELSTALLLLLLSLCEAPAVPALRLGIYVHATLELFALMVVVFELCMKLRWLGLHTFIRHRRTMVKTSVLVVQFIEAIVVLVRQTSHVRVTRALRCIFLVDCRYCGGVRRNLRQIFQSLPPFMDILLLLLLFMLIFAILGFYLFSSNPSDPYFSTLENSIVSLFVLLTTANFPDVMMPSYSRNPWSCVFFIVYLSIELYFIMNLLLAVVFDTFNDIEKRKFKSLLLHKRTAIQHAYRLLVSQRRPAGVSYRQFEGLMRFYRPRMSARERYLTFKALNQSNTSLLSLKDFYDIYEVAALKWKAKRNREHWFDELPRTAFLIFKGINILVKSKAFQYFMYLVVAVNGVWILVETFTLKGGNFFSKHVPWSYVVFLTIYGVELFLKVAGLGPVEYLSSGWNLFDFSVTVFAFLGLLALAFNMEPFYFIVVLRPLQLLRLFKLKKRYRNVLDTMFELLPRMASLGLTLLIFYYSFAIVGMEFFCGILYPNCCNTSTVADAYRWLNHTVGNRTVVDEGYYYLNNFDNILNSFVTLFELTVVNNWYIIMEGVTSQTSHWSRLYFMTFYIVTMVVMTIIVAFILEAFVFRMNYSRKNQDSEVDGGITLETEISKEELVAVLELYREVRGATSDVSRLLKVLSQMERHEQNSVVFLGRRSRTKSDLSLKMYQEEIQEWFEEHARKQEEQRRQLSGSRQAPSTPQLPGSRQRSQTIT; encoded by the exons ATGGAGGCAGCTATGCCGTCCACGACTCCCGGGCCCCCAGTCTAGGCTCAGGGGGTGAGAGTCCCCCATCGAGCCCCACCGGACACAACTGGGAGATCAACTATCAAGAGGCAGCAATCTACCTCCAG GAAGGCGAGAATAATGACAAGTTCTTCACCCACCCCAAGAACGCCAAAGCGCTGGCGGCCTACCTCTTCGCACACAACCACCTTTTCTACCTGATGGAGCTGTCCACGgccctgctcctgctgctgctctcCCTGTGTGAGGCCCCCGCCGTCCCCGCGCTCCGGCTCGGCATTTAC GTCCACGCGACCCTGGAGCTGTTCGCCCTGATGGTGGTTGTCTTTGAGCTCTGCATGAAGTTGCGGTGGCTGGGCCTCCACACCTTCATCCGACACAGACGGACCATGGTCAAG ACctccgtgctggtggtgcagTTCATCGAGGCCATCGTGGTGCTGGTACGGCAGACATCCCACGTGCGTGTGACCCGGGCTCTGCGCTGCATTTTCCTCGTGGACTGTCGGTACTGCGGCGGCGTCCGGCG CAACCTGCGACAGATCTTCCAATCTCTGCCACCCTTCATGGACATTCTCCTGCTGCTGCTCCTCTTCATGCTTATCTTCGCCATCCTTG GTTTCTACTTGTTCTCCTCTAATCCTTCGGACCCC TACTTCAGCACCCTGGAGAACAGCATCGTCAGTCTCTTTGTCCTTCTGACCACAGCCAA TTTCCCAGATGTGATGATGCCCTCCTACTCCCGGAACCCCTGGTCCTGTGTCTTCTTCATCGTCTACCTCTCCATCGAGCTGTACTTCATCATGAACCTG CTTCTGGCCGTGGTGTTCGACACCTTCAATGACATTGAGAAACGCAAGTTCAAGTCTCTGCTGCTGCATAAGCGAACCGCCATCCAACATGCCTACCGCCTGCTCGTCAGCCAACGG AGGCCCGCCGGCGTCTCCTACAGGCAATTTGAAGGCCTGATGCGCTTCTATAGGCCCCGGATGAGTGCCAGGGAGCGCTATCTGACTTTCAAGGCCCTGAATCAGAGCAACACATCTCTGCTCAG CCTGAAGGACTTTTATGATATCTACGAGGTTGCTGCCTTGAAGTGGAAG GCAAAGAGAAACAGGGAACATTGGTTCGATGAGCTTCCCAGGACAGCGTTCCTCATCTTCAAAG GAATTAATATCCTTGTGAAGTCCAAGGCCTTCCAGTATTTCATGT ACTTGGTGGTGGCCGTCAATGGGGTGTGGATCCTCGTGGAGACCTTCACACTGAAAG GCGGGAACTTCTTCTCCAAGCACGTGCCCTGGAGTTACGTCGTCTTCCTGACGA TCTACGGGGTGGAGCTGTTCCTGAAGGTTGCTGGCCTGGGCCCCGTTGAGTACCTGTCCTCCGGGTGGAATCT gtTCGACTTCTCTGTGACCGTGTTTGCCTTCCTGGGACTGCTGGCTCTGGCCTTCAACATGGAGCCCTTTTATTTCATAGTGGTCCTGCGTCCCCTCCAGCTGCTGAG GTTGTTCAAGCTGAAGAAGAGGTACCGCAACGTGCTGGACACCATGTTTGAGCTGCTGCCGCGCATGGCCAG cctgggcCTCACCCTGCTCATCTTCTACTACTCCTTCGCCATCGTGGGCATGGAATTCTTCTGCGGGATCCTCTACCCCAACTGCTGCAA TACCAGCACAGTGGCCGACGCCTACCGCTGGCTCAATCACACCGTGGGCAACAGGACTGTTGTGGACGAAGGCTACTATTATCTCAATAACTTTGACAACATCCTGAACAGCTTCG TGACCTTGTTCGAGCTCACGGTTGTCAACAACTGGTACATCATCATG GAAGGTGTCACCTCTCAGACCTCCCACTGGAGCCGCCTGTACTTCATGACTTTCTACATCGTGACCATG gTGGTGATGACGATCATCGTTGCCTTCATCCTCGAGGCCTTCGTCTTCCGAATGAACTACAGCCGCAAGAACCAGGACTCGGAAG TTGACGGAGGCATCACCCTGGAGACGGAGATCTCCAAAGAGGAGCTGGTTGCCGTCCTGGAGCTCTACCGGGAGGTGCGAGGAGCCACCTCGGACGTCAGCCGGCTGCTGAAGGTCCTCTCTCAGATGGAGAGACACGAG CAAAACTCCGTGGTGTTTCTGGGACGGAGATCGAGGACCAAAAGTGACCTGAGCCTAAAGATGTACCAAGAGGAGATTCAG GAGTGGTTCGAGGAACATGCCCGTAAGCAAGAGGAACAGCGGCGACAGCTCAGCGGCAGCCGCCAGGCCCCCTCCACCCCGCAGCTCCCAGGCAGCCGCCAGCGCTCCCAGACCATCACCTAA